From Corvus cornix cornix isolate S_Up_H32 chromosome 5, ASM73873v5, whole genome shotgun sequence, the proteins below share one genomic window:
- the LOC120410014 gene encoding formin-like yields MEERNGMPDCSELLDLKNTAESNHDSLTTFSVKTLFGFTTKFESTAPEEETVLKAFQPLHSNINTHANTWHERNDNGCNADSENQHSVNSTSGQADPMSGRQAGLELELADQNESLLQHLRFVQTSLSELDSDDKDAILVQGTLVHTTSDTESDTENKDLDTDENSASKYGLKNAALSAEALDNSSQNKEESESEGHSNVVTLCIQMTLSYTHHSLSSSQKNWMVF; encoded by the coding sequence ATGGAAGAACGTAATGGGATGCCTGACTGTAGTGAGCTTTTAGACCTGAagaacacagcagaaagcaaCCATGACTCTCTCActacattttctgtgaaaacactgTTCGGATTTACAACCAAGTTTGAATCTACAGCTCCCGAAGAAGAAACAGTGCTTAAAGCATTTCAGCCTTTGCACAGCAATATAAATACTCATGCTAACACCTGGCATGAGAGGAATGATAATGGTTGTAATGCGGACTCAGAAAATCAGCACAGTGTGAATAGTACCAGTGGCCAAGCTGACCCAATGTCTGGCAGGCAAGCAGGCCTGGAGCTGGAGTTAGCTGACCAAAACGAATCACTTCTTCAGCATCTGAGGTTTGTTCAGACTTCTTTGTCTGAACTGGACAGTGATGACAAGGATGCTATTCTTGTACAAGGTACTTTGGTTCATACAACAAGTGACACAGAATCGGACACGGAGAATAAGGATCTAGACACCGATGAGAACAGTGCAAGCAAATACGGGctaaaaaatgctgctttgtcTGCTGAGGCCTTGGACAATAGCAGTCAAAATAAGGAAGAGTCAGAATCAGAAGGGCACAGCAACGTGGTGACACTGTGTATACAGATGACATTGAGTTACACCCACCATTCTCTAAGCAGCTCCCAAAAGAACTGGATGGTATTCTAG